A window of Mus pahari chromosome 7, PAHARI_EIJ_v1.1, whole genome shotgun sequence contains these coding sequences:
- the Zbtb42 gene encoding zinc finger and BTB domain-containing protein 42: MEFPEHGVRLLGRLRQQRELGFLCDCTVLVGDARFPAHRAVLAACSVYFHLFYRDQPTSSRDTVRLNGDIVTVPAFSRLLDFMYEGRLDLHSLPVEDVLAAASYLHMYDIVKVCKGRLRKKDPDLETRTLGTELPGQPPHPLPSWSPAFCQAAQKAKPPSLGVKAAHPLPTFGPPSWQVAEQTSGALDLSLKPSPRPEQVHPPCLLQTSLCSSIQQVAQPLVKAEQDSFSEQDSSSPRSADQSPPPVCASAAQGLAVDLEPLHIQGTGSQQLGLHAEPVVDSEELGSSRHLCICPLCCKLFPSTHALQLHLSAHFRERDSVRARLSPEGAVPTCPLCSKTFSCTYTLKRHERTHSGEKPYTCVQCGKSFQYSHNLSRHAVVHTREKPHACRWCERRFTQSGDLYRHVRKFHYGLVKPLLV; encoded by the coding sequence ATGGAGTTCCCGGAGCACGGCGTGCGGCTGCTGGGCCGCCTGAGGCAGCAGCGCGAGCTGGGGTTCCTGTGCGACTGCACTGTTCTCGTGGGCGACGCGCGCTTCCCTGCGCACCGCGCTGTATTGGCCGCGTGCAGTGTCTACTTCCATCTCTTCTACAGGGACCAGCCCACGAGCAGCCGCGACACAGTGCGGCTCAACGGCGACATCGTCACGGTACCCGCCTTCAGCCGCCTGCTGGACTTCATGTATGAGGGCCGCTTGGACCTGCACAGCCTACCTGTCGAGGACGTCCTGGCTGCCGCCAGCTACCTGCACATGTATGACATCGTCAAGGTCTGCAAGGGCAGACTCAGAAAGAAGGACCCAGATCTGGAGACCCGTACGCTGGGGACAGAGCTTCCTGGGCAGCCACCGCATCCCCTGCCTTCCTGGTCCCCTGCCTTCTGCCAAGCCGCACAAAAAGCCAAACCCCCATCTCTAGGGGTCAAGGCTGCCCATCCCCTGCCAACATTTGGACCTCCGTCTTGGCAGGTTGCAGAGCAGACAAGTGGGGCCCTGGACCTGTCATTGAAGCCTAGCCCAAGACCGGAGCAGGTCCACCCACCCTGTCTCCTCCAGACATCCCTCTGCAGCTCTATACAGCAAGTGGCCCAGCCTCTGGTGAAGGCTGAGCAAGATTCGTTCTCAGAACAAGATAGCAGCAGCCCGCGGAGTGCGGACCAGTCCCCACCACCAGTCTGTGCTTCTGCAGCCCAGGGCCTGGCAGTGGACTTGGAGCCACTGCACATCCAAGGGACGGGCAGCCAGCAGCTTGGGCTGCATGCAGAGCCAGTGGTGGACAGTGAAGAGCTGGGTTCCAGCAGGCACCTTTGCATTTGCCCACTGTGCTGCAAGCTGTTCCCTAGCACCCACGCACTGCAGCTGCATCTCAGCGCCCACTTCCGAGAGCGGGACAGTGTCCGTGCCAGGCTCTCCCCCGAGGGGGCCGTGCCCACGTGCCCACTCTGCAGCAAGACCTTCTCCTGCACATACACGCTGAAGAGGCATGAACGGACACACTCTGGGGAGAAGCCCTATACCTGCGTGCAGTGTGGCAAGAGCTTCCAGTACTCACACAACTTAAGCCGCCATGCTGTGGTCCACACGCGGGAGAAGCCCCATGCCTGCCGCTGGTGTGAGCGCCGATTCACACAGTCTGGTGACCTGTACCGCCATGTCCGCAAGTTCCACTATGGCCTGGTCAAGCCCTTGCTTGTGTGA